A stretch of DNA from Geminocystis sp. M7585_C2015_104:
CTCGATGAGATTGTATATTTTTCCTAGCAGATTGTAGGCTGAGTCGGAGTTTTTTGCCAGCCTAGCAAATTCCACTAGCCTTGCCAACTCTCTTTTCAGTAGACTCCTTTCTACCGCCCAAGCATCCCTTTCCATCAGTGGGGGCAAGACTATCATATCAAAGATATTGGCCTCTTTCTTACCAGGATATGGGCGTAAAATCCTCCCCCTTCTTTGAATAAATTGACGGGGATTTGTGCTACTGGCAAGAATTACTGCATTGGCAATCATGGGAATGTCTACTCCCTCATCCAAACATCTAATGGCTACAATTCCATCCAATTCCCCATCCACTAGTTGCCTTTTAATTCTTTCCCTTTCCTCCGTGGGAGTTTCAGCAGTGTAAGTATTGACTTTGTAGTTTAATTCCTTGCCCAGAATTTGAGTTACTGCCTCTAGTTGTCTTGTGTTTTGACTGACATTCCCATCCCCACAGTAAAACAGAGTAGGTTTCATTTCTCTTCTTTCTCTCATTAAATTTCTTAGGGCTATTAATTTATTTTCTGCTACTGCCACCAGACGCGCCCTTTGCAACAATAGACTCCTCAAACGAGGACTATATTCTATGTCTTCTCCATCTGATATAGCCCAGCCTATCTTCTGAGTTATCCTAGCATATTTTATCGCTTCTTCGTAGGTTAATTCTACCATTATCGGATAGTAGTTGTATTCCACAAGGGCTCCTTTTTTGATGGCCTCACCTATAGTAAACTCGGGTTGTAAAACCTTACCAAAATAGTCTATTAATAATTCTGTGCCCCCGTCATCAAAATGTCTTTCTGGAGTCGCACTCAAGGCTAGTCTTAACCCAATACTGCTGGGCAAAACACTAAGAAAACGGGGAGTGCCCAAATTATGGGCTTCGTCACCGACAATCAATGTTTTGGGGTGGAAATAGGGTATTAGAGACTGGAATCTGTCAGTAATAAAAGTTGAATTAGTGACAATTACTGTAAGGAATTCCTGGAGATTATGGTTTAGTAAATACAGCTGTTGAGTCAGGATATTCTGCCAATCAGATGCATTTTCAAAAGCCAAAATGGGAAGGAGATTGAATCTTTTTGCCTCCTTTTCCCACTGGGTGACTAGATGACGAAATGGACAAATTATTAGGAGGATTTTTAGGCCGATTCTCTGGTACAACTCAGTAGCAATAGCAAGGGCAGTAATAGTTTTACCACTGCCAGTAGCCATTTTAAGTGTACCCCTGCCATGATTCTTAAACCAGTTGATTATTGCTTCCCGTTGGTAATCTCTTAAAACTAAATCAGGGGGAAACTGGGGAAAACCACTGCTAGAAGAAGGAGAATATCTACTTCTCTTTTCCGCTAATGCTAGTCTGTTTCCCCTATTTATTTGTGTTACTAGATTATCCCAATCAATCTGAGAAGGGTGGAAAAGGGGGAAGGATAAAAAACCCTGAGTTGGCATCTACGGGATAGAAGGTTACTCAATCAGTTATTTCTAGTTTAATTGAATTGTGGTAACCCATTAAACCTCGTCAACGTTGGCGTCTAAAAGGGAATTGTAAATCACAAGATAGCGTTGAGAGTTAAAGGCAATAATCCCTTTTTTCTGTAATTCCCCCAACAGACGAGTGACGGTGACTCTTGTAGTACCGATAGCACTAGCCATCATCTGATGAGTAATTCTCACCGGTATGACAGTGTGGGCATTTGTCTCTTCTTTTTCCCCCAAATATTGGGCAAGTAGTTTTAAAAGTCGTATTAGTTTATGTTCCACCCTTTTAAGGCTGGCAATAACCAAAAGTTGTTCAGATTGTCTAATTCTAGTTATACTCTCCCGCAAGACTTGTTGACATAAAAGGGGGTTTTCTAATAATTCTGGCTGGGAAAACCATTGCAGGTAGACTTCAGATAGGGCCCTGGCTTGTAAATTACGTAGATTGGTAAACCAGCTGCCAAAAAAGTTACCCGGTTGTGCCCAACCCAATACGGTTTCTTCTCCCCTACGGTTGACACTGTATAATTGGACTATGCCGCGACTTACCTGCCAAACTCCCTGGGGGGGGAGGGGGATTTCTTCTGCCTTCTCGTAGAAATGCAGTCTCCGGTTGGCCACTGGGAGGGGATGATTTAGTAACATAATAGTTATTGTGACCCTGGCAACGTTTGTTCACCTCTTAGCCTAGCGAAGGAAAGTTAAGAGAAGGTAATCTACAGTTTAAATTTTGATAGGTTGACCGTATGTGGGAAAAAGACCATGGGGAGGGGGGCTTGTCTCGTCTCCCAGAAGAGGTGACAGAAGAAGAAATAGAAAAATTACATCGGCTTACTGTTTACGGAAGGTGGGTAGTGGTAATTATCCTGTGGTTATTGCTAATGCCCCCCAGTCTGTGGAGGCTAAGAGAAACTATTGCCCTATGCCTAGAATATTGTACCTGGTCGGCTATTAGAATAGGCCTAGAATTTCACCCCTGGGCCACATTAGGGATTAGCTTTTGTGTAGGAATACTGACGGCTACCCTAGTTTGGCAGAGTTTGAATATTCTAAGGGGTGGCCTCTCTCCAAGACAGAAACTGTATCTGACAAAACAAATCCTGAGAATCCGTCGCCGTGGCAGTGGCAAAAGGAGTGCTTTTCTTTTCCCCCTAGAGTCTTGGCTTTATCGCTACCTGTACAAGAAATAGGGAGAAATATGAAAATTTGTTAAACAACACTGCGGATAACCGTACATATGGACGACTTTATAGGTAAAAGAGCCTATTTTCGTGGTACAAACTATGTAAGGGGAGGGTCTGTCTCTCTCCTAGGAGCAAGAGTATGGGTTTTATGATGTAAATCCCTACTCCGCCATAATATAAGGGTATTATAAAATAAATAAGAGAAGGGAGATAGTAGTAGATGTTTACTTTCGTAAAGTCGGCGATAAGACACATAGCCCCAGAGGAATTACAAGGACGTGCTTTAATGAAGGTGGTATATGTGGTATTGGAGTCACAGTACCAAAGTGCAATTACAACGGCAGTAAAGTCTATTAACGCTCATAACCCGAATTTGGCAGTAGAAGTAAGTGGTTATTTGATTGAGGAGTTAAGAAATACGGAAAACTACGAACAGTTCAAAAAGGACGTATCTCGAGCAAATGTATTTATTGCCTCTTTGATTTTCATAGAAGAATTGGCACAGAAGGTAGTGGCGGCAGTGCAGCCCTATCGAGACAAACTGGATGTGATAGTGGTATTTCCCTCCATGCCGGAGGTGATGCGGCTGAATAAGATGGGCACCTTTAGCATGGCACAGTTGGGGCAAAGCAAAAGCGTCATCGGCGAATTCATGAAGAAAAGTAGACAGAGGGCGGGGGCAGGCTTTGAGGATGCCATGCTCAAGTTGTTACGCACCCTGCCGACGGTGTTGAAATATCTGCCGGTAGACAAGGCTCAAGATGCCCGTAATTTCATG
This window harbors:
- a CDS encoding DNA phosphorothioation system restriction enzyme, whose protein sequence is MPTQGFLSFPLFHPSQIDWDNLVTQINRGNRLALAEKRSRYSPSSSSGFPQFPPDLVLRDYQREAIINWFKNHGRGTLKMATGSGKTITALAIATELYQRIGLKILLIICPFRHLVTQWEKEAKRFNLLPILAFENASDWQNILTQQLYLLNHNLQEFLTVIVTNSTFITDRFQSLIPYFHPKTLIVGDEAHNLGTPRFLSVLPSSIGLRLALSATPERHFDDGGTELLIDYFGKVLQPEFTIGEAIKKGALVEYNYYPIMVELTYEEAIKYARITQKIGWAISDGEDIEYSPRLRSLLLQRARLVAVAENKLIALRNLMRERREMKPTLFYCGDGNVSQNTRQLEAVTQILGKELNYKVNTYTAETPTEERERIKRQLVDGELDGIVAIRCLDEGVDIPMIANAVILASSTNPRQFIQRRGRILRPYPGKKEANIFDMIVLPPLMERDAWAVERSLLKRELARLVEFARLAKNSDSAYNLLGKIYNLIEGED
- a CDS encoding Crp/Fnr family transcriptional regulator; the protein is MLLNHPLPVANRRLHFYEKAEEIPLPPQGVWQVSRGIVQLYSVNRRGEETVLGWAQPGNFFGSWFTNLRNLQARALSEVYLQWFSQPELLENPLLCQQVLRESITRIRQSEQLLVIASLKRVEHKLIRLLKLLAQYLGEKEETNAHTVIPVRITHQMMASAIGTTRVTVTRLLGELQKKGIIAFNSQRYLVIYNSLLDANVDEV